A segment of the Leptolyngbya sp. CCY15150 genome:
CAATCTTTCTAGCCAAACACATTCAGATCTGCTTGGGCAGCTAACTGGCGCAGGAACCAAATGCTGGCTGCCGAGTTGCCGATCGCATCTAAGGGTGGACTGTAGCAAGCGATCGCTCCCTGACGAGGCACCAAGGCCAGCACCGCACCGCTCACCCCCGACTTGGCAGGCAGACCCACCTCCACGGCAAACCGTCCAGAATACTGGTATAACCCGCAGGTCATCATCAAGGCGGTGACCAGTTGGCGATGGCGAGGGGCGATCGCTCCCGCCACCAGCAGCAAACCCAACTGGGCTAGGTCAGACACCGTGCCCGACAGACAGCAAAGCTGTTCATACACATCCAGCGCCTCGGCGGCGGAGGTCGCTAGATGATCCGTCACATCCAAATAACGGGCGATCGCTTGGTTCTGTTCATTGGGGCGATCGCGGACAGAGGCCAGAATCGTTTCATCCAACGTCAGATGGGTCTGGGCCTGGTCATTCAGCCATTGGCAAAGGCGATGACAGCGTTCATGGGGCGTGGCTCCTGGCAAACGA
Coding sequences within it:
- the glsA gene encoding glutaminase A; this translates as MIPLDLVSVDALESLANNAQQHTQSGQLPTYIPALGQANPDGFSVHLLTITGQTIQVGDRPLPFALMSVMKPFILLYALEQVGAESVLRSVGIQPSDHAYNSLAQLEADRGFPRNPMINSGAIALCSRLPGATPHERCHRLCQWLNDQAQTHLTLDETILASVRDRPNEQNQAIARYLDVTDHLATSAAEALDVYEQLCCLSGTVSDLAQLGLLLVAGAIAPRHRQLVTALMMTCGLYQYSGRFAVEVGLPAKSGVSGAVLALVPRQGAIACYSPPLDAIGNSAASIWFLRQLAAQADLNVFG